In the Campylobacter suis genome, CCCTTAGCGATGAAAATGAATTTGAGTGCGTAGAGCAGATCCTTGCCTATAATACAAAACGCTTTGCATGCATGATAGATGATGATGGCATGGTAAATATCGATGATGTCGATCTTGCCTTAATGGATATACGCTACAAAAAACAAGACGGCAAGCTCTTTATCATAGTGCTTCCAAAGGCAAATTCTAGGCTTTTAAACTTAGAAAATAAACTTCATGAAAATAGCGAAATTTTTAAAAACAACTCTAGAATTTCCAAGCGTTTTAGTATAGTAATAGATCCAAAACTTAGTGAATTTGACAAAAATGCACAAAATGGTATAAATTTTGCACCCAAATTTGATGAGCTTTTATTGCCAAGTATCGGGGCACTTGACTTTAGCAAAGCACCGATGGAGGCTATGGATAGCAACGATATAGATCTTTACATAAATATCAAACAAGCCTATGAAGCCGGCAACTTTAACCGAGTTTTAGCAGAGACAAAAAGTGCGATAACTCGCCATCCAAATAGTATATTTTCAAGTGAATTTTTACTTTATCGACTAAGGGCTATGGGAAAAGCTTTAGAAAATGAAGAAGACGCCATAGATATAGACTTTGATCATACAAATATAGTTGAAGAGGGCAAGGCTTGGATGCGTAAATTTGCCTCTGACGAGAACTATCCAGAGGTACTTTACCTAGTAACTCGAGCATATATCAAGCAAAATTTAAACAGCGATGCAAAATACACAGTAGATCTACTAAAAACAGAGCATACGAAGTCTAAATTTAGCAAGCTTGCGATGCTTGATTATGCTGATGAAATTTATAAAAACTCTGGTCAAAAAGAGGCGACTGGGCTATATGAGTATGTCCTTTATAATACCGATGATATCGATATCGCAAGTAGAGCCGCACTTAGCTTAGCAAGCGCAAACATCGAAAAAGACCGCATTGAAGAGGCTAAAAACTACATTATAAAAATACTAAACGCAAATCAGAAATTTTTCTTAGCCAACCAGCCAAAAGCCATGGATCTTGCAAAAATTTTTGATGAACGAAATATGCACGATATAGCCTCTAAAATTTATGAGATAATAGCAAATGAAGATGACTCAAAAAGCGAATTTTATGAAGTTGCGCTTAAAAATTTAGGTATTGCACTTGCTGATGATAACCAAACACAAAAAGCATACGACTACCTAAAACGCTACGAGAAGGAATTTAAAGACGGGGATTATCTAGCAGAGGTTCAAAGCACTCTAGGTAGGCTATTTTTTGATCTTGGAGAGACAAATTCCACTAAGCTTTACGAATACTACGACCTTTTAATGCAAAAGTACGACAAAAGTGATATAGGCATAAAGGCGCTTGCAAGCGCAGTTGAGTTAAATTTTAATGAAAAACGCTATAAGCAAGCACTTGAATTTACACAACAAGCAAAGGATCTTAACCTAACTGCTTCAATGGATATCATAAATCGCTCAGCTCTGGCGCTAGCCCAGCAAGGCATTAGAGATAACGACTGCCAGATAGTAATAAATTTACTCGAAGCGTATGATGTAAACACACTAGAGCTTCCACAGTTTAAGTTGCATGACTGCTTAAAGCGCACAGCTCGCCACGAAAAAGCACTAAATTTAGCCAAGTCTCATATACAAGATAAAAATCTTGAGGATAGAGTCGAGTGGTTGGTTAAGCTTTCTGCTGATTTAAGACAATTAAAAATGTATGAAGATAGTGTAAATGCCGCAAATGACGCACTCTCTTTGGGTGCTAGCGTGCCTTATGCTGACCCTACACCGGCACTTTATGACCGCTTTTACTCGCTTATTAAACTAAACCGATTAAATGACGCCATAAGGACGATGGGCGCCATCGAAGAGCTTCGTGGGCAAGACTTTAAGATAATAGAAAGCTTTGACGCACTAGCAAAATTTGCATTTAGCAAGAGTGATTACGCAAACACGACCACATATGCAAAAAAGGCGCTAGAGCTAGCAAATTCGGTGCGTATAAATGTTTTTACACCGGATCTAAATTTCTTATACTCGCACGCTTCATTAAAAATGGGGAATTTAGCTGACGCACTTGATGAGGCGAAATACATCTTAAACCTGAAACTAAAACCGCTTGAACGCAGTCGTGCGCTAAATTTAATGGCTGACATACATATAGCACGAAAAGAGCCAAACGAAGCAAGAAAATACTTAAATGAATGCGTAAATAGCAACATCGATAACGAATTCGTCTCGCTTTGTAAAGCGTCTTTAGAACTGCTAAAATAAGCGTTTGTTGAAAATTTTAAATTTTTATGAAATTAAGCAAATTTTAATTGACAATAAAACTTTTTTTAGTTAAAATACGCTTTTTTAATGACGTAGTGGCACATTACTCACACTACGGGGTGTAGCGCAGTCTGGTTAGCGCATCTGGTTTGGGACCAGAGGGCCGAAGGTTCGAATCCTTTCACCCCGACCATGACATGGTGAGTGTAGCTCAGTCGGTTAGAGCATCAGATTGTGGTCCTGAGGGTCGTGGGTTCGATTCCCATCACTCACCCCACTTTGGGCGCTCGTAGCTCAATTGGATAGAGCGACAGACTTCGGATCTGTAGGTTATGGGTTCGACTCCTATCGGGCGCGCCACTTTTTGGATTATCCAACATGCGCTCATAGCTCAGCTGGATAGAGCAACGGCCTTCTAAGCCGTAGGCCAGAGGTTCGAATCCTCTTGGGCGTACCACTTTATTTTGTTTTTGTGCGGATGTGGTGAAATTGGCAGACACACCAGACTTAGGATCTGGCGCTTCACGGCATGGAGGTTCAAGTCCTCTCATCCGCACCATACTTTACTCTTGATTTCTCTAATTTTTACAAAAGATAGTCCTATAAAATAATAAATTTTCTTTTAATATCTCTTACTAAGCAAAATTTTACCCCGAGCATAAACTGAAATAATTAAATATTATAAAAATTTAAATCCAAATTCTGAGCCCTTATC is a window encoding:
- a CDS encoding tetratricopeptide repeat protein; translation: MKKFLAILLLPVLALSLTLSINSGTDDGKPYSVITLSDENEFECVEQILAYNTKRFACMIDDDGMVNIDDVDLALMDIRYKKQDGKLFIIVLPKANSRLLNLENKLHENSEIFKNNSRISKRFSIVIDPKLSEFDKNAQNGINFAPKFDELLLPSIGALDFSKAPMEAMDSNDIDLYINIKQAYEAGNFNRVLAETKSAITRHPNSIFSSEFLLYRLRAMGKALENEEDAIDIDFDHTNIVEEGKAWMRKFASDENYPEVLYLVTRAYIKQNLNSDAKYTVDLLKTEHTKSKFSKLAMLDYADEIYKNSGQKEATGLYEYVLYNTDDIDIASRAALSLASANIEKDRIEEAKNYIIKILNANQKFFLANQPKAMDLAKIFDERNMHDIASKIYEIIANEDDSKSEFYEVALKNLGIALADDNQTQKAYDYLKRYEKEFKDGDYLAEVQSTLGRLFFDLGETNSTKLYEYYDLLMQKYDKSDIGIKALASAVELNFNEKRYKQALEFTQQAKDLNLTASMDIINRSALALAQQGIRDNDCQIVINLLEAYDVNTLELPQFKLHDCLKRTARHEKALNLAKSHIQDKNLEDRVEWLVKLSADLRQLKMYEDSVNAANDALSLGASVPYADPTPALYDRFYSLIKLNRLNDAIRTMGAIEELRGQDFKIIESFDALAKFAFSKSDYANTTTYAKKALELANSVRINVFTPDLNFLYSHASLKMGNLADALDEAKYILNLKLKPLERSRALNLMADIHIARKEPNEARKYLNECVNSNIDNEFVSLCKASLELLK